A genomic stretch from Silurus meridionalis isolate SWU-2019-XX chromosome 1, ASM1480568v1, whole genome shotgun sequence includes:
- the LOC124396030 gene encoding uncharacterized protein LOC124396030: MIVSMETDGSFSESPKLTLLQSNDGVGSGLVEPEEEWLGFRATVSAVLFLEFLLGVGGNLTVLVLYCGHCNLLESVSHAVTLSLHTLDLLLCLLCLPITAILLLLGGTSSPHHVLLCCLHESAATFASVGTALNLLLISLDRYDISVRPANRLLTPRRAAFLLAGVWVVSLTLPVLPFVEAGLGSETTDGAPVYSNSTLLCSQLVGTLQAHLFLQAPIFLCSLAVMLYTYSRILRALRIRIGHPARVQKGTTQLVQRPWQCRNRSARSPDHIAKTVSASPPPLSTGPLVASDTITTVTMNTETNTPSVNTPLSPTPTTSTATTPFSLTSNVGLSSGAIPLNPISTLSTLTTTLNQNPNASTFDTHLYPNISTITTHQKHTSNTSSIITHLNPNPNTSTISFPLNHNLAESTTTTYQNSNPIHPHNHPYKLQPHNIQYIFLFEPYADYIHHICVSKFQSIYFHLNYHFKPCPSGIHYNTTSKLQFLKIHHTLTSKLQPLYIHHYPTSKPQPLHIHQPPTYKPRSLHHNHTS; the protein is encoded by the coding sequence ATGATTGTTTCCATGGAGACAGATGGCAGCTTTTCTGAGAGCCCCAAACTCACACTTCTACAGTCTAATGACGGTGTGGGTTCGGGGCTTGTTGAGCCCGAGGAGGAGTGGCTCGGCTTCCGGGCCACAGTGAGTGCTGTGCTGTTTCTGGAGTTTCTGCTCGGTGTGGGCGGGAACCTGACAGTGTTGGTGTTGTACTGTGGCCACTGCAACCTTCTCGAGTCGGTCAGCCATGCTGTAACTCTCAGCCTGCACACGCTTGACCTGCTGCTCTGTCTGCTCTGCCTGCCCATCACTGCGATTCTCCTCCTTCTGGGTGGAACCTCCAGCCCTCATCACGTCCTGCTCTGCTGTCTCCATGAATCAGCAGCCACATTTGCCAGTGTAGGAACTGCACTGAACCTTCTGCTCATTAGCCTCGATCGCTATGATATCAGTGTCCGTCCTGCCAATCGTCTGCTCACCCCAAGGAGAGCGGCGTTTTTGCTAGCTGGAGTGTGGGTAGTATCTTTAACCTTGCCAGTCTTGCCATTTGTGGAGGCAGGGCTTGGTTCTGAGACAACTGATGGAGCACCTGTTTACTCAAATAGCACTTTGTTGTGTTCCCAACTGGTAGGGACCCTGCAAGCTCATCTTTTTTTGCAGGCTCCTATCTTTTTGTGCTCACTAGCTGTAATGCTGTATACTTACTCACGCATCCTGAGGGCCTTGCGCATTCGCATCGGACATCCAGCACGAGTGCAAAAAGGCACCACACAACTTGTCCAGCGCCCCTGGCAGTGTCGCAATAGGTCTGCAAGGTCACCAGATCACATAGCAAAGACTGTATCtgcctctcctcctcctctttccaCTGGACCTCTTGTGGCCTCAGACACCATAACCACAGTGACTATGAACACAGAGACCAACACTCCATCAGTGAACACTCCACTGAGTCCAACCCCAACCACATCCACTGCAACCACACCGTTTTCACTGACCTCAAATGTAGGCTTATCATCCGGAGCAATACCGTTGAATCCTATTTCAACTCTATCCACCTTAACCACAACTCTAAACCAGAATCCAAATGCTTCCACCTTCGACACCCATCTATACCCTAACATATCCACAATAACCACTCATCAAAAACATACCTCAAACACATCCAGCATAATCACCcacctaaaccctaaccccaatACATCCACCATATCCTTTCCTCTAAACCATAACTTAGCAGAATCGACCACAACCACCTACCAAAACTCTAACCCCATACATCCCCATAACCACCCATATAAACTGCAACCCCACAATATCCAGTATATCTTTCTCTTTGAACCCTATGCCGACTATATCCACCATATTTGTGTCTCCAAATTCCAGTCCATCTACTTCCACCTCAACTATCATTTTAAGCCATGTCCCAGTGGTATCCACTATAACACTACCTCCAAACTCCAGTTCCTTAAAATCCACCATACCCTTACCTCCAAACTCCAGCCCCTCTATATCCACCATTACCCTACCTCCAAACCCCAGCCCCTCCACATTCACCAACCCCCTACCTACAAACCCAGGTCCCTCCACCATAACCACACCTCTTAA
- the LOC124396105 gene encoding G-protein coupled receptor 22-like, giving the protein MSVIIVLSFLLCWAPLSITPLLHLAIGPSDWLERLRVCFLVLAYWTVVLHPLLYAFTRQKLRKVLHTRLRKLHNRNNNTQHTVAQIKQRNRRKHRATCSDATDRCLMDAVRE; this is encoded by the coding sequence ATGTCCGTCATAATTGTCCTCTCGTTCCTCCTGTGCTGGGCTCCTCTGTCCATTACACCTCTCCTACATCTGGCCATCGGAccctctgattggctggagcGCCTCAGGGTCTGTTTCCTAGTGCTTGCTTACTGGACAGTGGTGCTTCATCCGCTGCTGTACGCGTTCACACGGCAGAAACTGCGCAAAGTCCTGCACACACGTCTACGCAAGCTGCATAACAGAAACAACAACACGCAGCACACCGTGGCCCAGATAAAGCAGAGAAATCGCCGCAAGCACAGGGCAACCTGCAGCGATGCTACTGACCGCTGCCTAATGGACGCAGTCCGTGAGTGA